ACATCCGTACAGATTTGTGTGAAGGTCAATCCTTCGCTCAAGGGGCGTATGGAAAGGGCGATGGGATTCACCGGTGGCACCACCACCGAGTTCGTCAGCGATGCGCTGAAATTCTATATCAATTACATCGAGGATCACAAACTCTACATCACAAAGAAGGACGAGAATACTGACTTCGAGGAGCGATGGGGAAACGAATCCTCCCAGACAGAGATACTGGAAGTAAACTAACCCCGGATACTTTCGCATCCGGGGAATCGTCCAACCAACAAAGGGCGATTGGGTTGTAATCCCTCTCATAGGTTATAAAGGGATATGGCCAGAGCTGGCCAGTGAAACAGCGGCAATCGTGGAGTTAGCAGATTACTGGCCAAATATCAGGCACCGACACGATAGATTCCGCTGCGGGTGTCGACAGTCAGCTTACCGTTCTCCATGTACATGTCCCTGACACGGGACCTGGAACATTCGACGGAATCCCCGGTGTACTGATAGTGCTCCATGACTGCACGGTGGCGGCTGATATCCAGCGAGAAGACATGCCTGGAACCATCCTTCTCCCAGGTGAACTGCCTCTTTTCGTGCATGCGGAACGGCATTTTGCTGCGTACCCGCCATAAATCCAATGTTCCGATCAATACGTGATCGGCTATATCACATCTGTATCCCACTACAGACATAGTGCATCCCTAGGTAATAGAGGCGAAACTACAATTTAATGGTATGCTTTTAAACGACTGTCTACGCTTTGTCAACATCCGGGAGCGGACCCTATTTAAGCAACTGATTAGATTTGAAGACGATACCATGGCAGGAGAATGCCGCAGAAGAAGGACCGAGATGCAGGCACTCGGTATGTGCCGTATAGTTGTGGAGGACGGGAAAGTCACCGAGGTGGGGGAACCACGCCTGAAATACTGCCCCCTCTTCAACAAATTGCTGGGTATAGAGGAAATAGACAGCGAGACAGTCCGCAAGAACCTGGAATACCGCGTGAAGTCCTTCGGTTTCGGCACCGAGGAACGTGTGGTAAGGGCAGGGGATTACGTTACCTTCGGAGTATCGGAGATCCTCAGCACCGCCGTGAAGGACGGGAGATTGGACGGAGCGGTCATCGCGGCGGACGGCTGCGGCTCCGCCGTACTCACAGACCCAGAACTCATACAGGGCCTCTGCGGAAGGATCTCCGGCATGGTCAGCACCGACCCCTTGGATACTGTGCTCGATGCAGTCGGACGCGACCGCGTGGTCGATCCCGACACCACTCCCGTGGACCAGGTCCGCGGTGCGGAACTGGCTATGAAACTCGGTCTGAAGAGATTCGCGGTCACCGTCTGCAGACCCGAGGATTCCGAGACTATACGCAGGATGTGCGGCAACCGTGCCGTGATCATAGCTGTTCACACGAGCTGCGTGTCCGAAGAGGGTGCGTAGAAGTTCTATGCGAACTGCGATTTCCTAACCTCCTGTGCTTCCCGGGTCATCAGGGAGATCGCCTACTCGAGACCTGACGTAGTCATTGCGGGCAACAAGATCCCCATCATAGCTGTGACCGACATCGGTAAAGAACTGGTCCTCTCCAAACTCAAAGAACTGGGAAAGGAACCATGGGACAGGAAGGAGCCTACGGTGGATCCCAAACCCTGGCTCTAAATATACCCAGACATCAGCTTTTGAGCTGAGAGGTAAGCTCTTCTTCATACTCGCAGGCCTTGCAGCGTCTGCCGTTGCAGGGCTCTCCGCATGAGCAGAATTTATCTTCGCGGGGACCCGCATTCTGCTTCAGCAGGGGCTTTATCTTGTCGTAAGAGGACACGATACTGTACTTTGTCCCGGGGGACCTGTCCTCCAGGGCATCGACGGTGTCGCGGTACTCGTTGCGGAGTGCCTCCGTCCAATAGGGACATTCTCCGTCCCAGAACGGGATTCCAGCGACCAGTGCGTAAAGCAGCGATTCCTTCTCCGGGATCATACGGAGAGGGTAGAAACGGGGGATCAGTCCGGGCCGGATATTGGTATGTGGACCCAGACGGGCAAGACGGTCCACATCCCCTCTGACGAAGTTCATCATCACGGATTGTGCCACATCGTCGAGATTGTGGCCGGTGGCCAGGTATTTCGCGCCCACCTTGCGGGCCTCGTCGTTCATCAGTTTCCTGCGGAACACACCGCAGTATGTACAGGGACTGTTCTCCCTGGACAGCGGCGCGATGGAATCCATGGTGAGGCCTCCGAGTTCAGTGAAGGAACGCTCGTGATATTCGATCCCGTTATCCGAACAGTACTTCCTGACGATGTCAAGACTCGGGGGACGGTAGCCGGCTATGCCTTCGTCGATGGAAATGCACACCAAACGTATGCCGTTGCGTCCGTCGAAAAGAGAATGCATGATACTGAGGGTGACCATGCTGTCCTTGCCGCCGGACACAGCCACGGCGACGGTGTCGCCCTTGTAGAGGGACACCTCCTTGCGGATCTCCTTCTTTACCCTCCTCTGGAAGAACTCCATGAAGTGCAGTCCGCAGAGATGCGAACCGTTGTATTTGAGGAAGGTAACGGCATCTCTGCCGCAGAGATCGCATTTCATTCCAGATCTATCTCCCCGTGCGATTCCTCGTCAAGGAGATACTCCAGCTTGTTGGCCAGCTCCTTGGGAGGGATGTTGTCTATCGAGATGTAGGTGACCCTGCCGCCGTCGGGCTCTCTCTTGACCTCGGTCCTGAGAAGACCCAGCTTCTCCATGTCCATGACATAGGTGTAGAACTGGGTATGCTTCTTGGCGGGGATGTTGTACTCCTCGCAGACCACGGCGTAGGTCTTCTCGCACTTGGTCATGCTGACTGATGCCGCGGTCTTGATGGCGCGGGAGATCGAGAGCAGGACGATCTTCTTGTTCCTGTCGAGGTTGTTGAGCTTGACCTCGGAGACATCGCTGTACACGGATGCGGAAGCGATACGGATGCAGTCGGGGGTGACTTCCGACTCCCCTTCCTTCTCGGCCACATGGGCGGCCCTCTCAAGAATTTCGAGGGCATAGCGGGCGTCGCCGTACTCGGAGGCGGCCACGGCGATGATCTCCGCGGACTCGTCCGGAAGGGCATCATCCGAAAGTGCCAGACTCGCCCTGTACTTCACGATTGTCAGCAACTCCTCTGGAGTGTAGCGGGCGAAGGAGATCATATTGGAGCGCCTGAAGGTGGACATGGAGGCTTCGTCAATCAGGGTCGCCAGGGGATACTGGGATATCAGGATCAGAGAGATGGAGCCTGCGGATAACTGTTCGGGCAGGCGCGATAACTGGTAGATGAGGTTCTTCTTGGGGCCCCTGAGCATCACGTCGACCTCGTCGAGGACGATTACCAGGGCCTCCTTCTTGCTCTCGACCGACCTTGCCAGGATGCTGACGAGTTCTTCGAGGGAGAATCCCCTGTCGGGGAATGAGGGGTCGAAATGCCTAACCGCATCAAGCATCACAGCATATTCGCTGTTCTTGATCCTGCAGTTGGAATAGACCGTGCCCATGCGGCGCCCCTTCTCCTGGAAGTAGGCACCCATGTCGAGACAGAATCTCTTGGCGATGGCGGTCTTTCCGGTACCCACCCCTCCCCAGAGGAAGGCGGTACAGGACTTCCCGTCGAATGCGAGA
The sequence above is a segment of the methanogenic archaeon ISO4-H5 genome. Coding sequences within it:
- a CDS encoding methanogeneis marker protein 8, coding for MQALGMCRIVVEDGKVTEVGEPRLKYCPLFNKLLGIEEIDSETVRKNLEYRVKSFGFGTEERVVRAGDYVTFGVSEILSTAVKDGRLDGAVIAADGCGSAVLTDPELIQGLCGRISGMVSTDPLDTVLDAVGRDRVVDPDTTPVDQVRGAELAMKLGLKRFAVTVCRPEDSETIRRMCGNRAVIIAVHTSCVSEEGAOKFYANCDFLTSCASRVIREIAYSRPDVVIAGNKIPIIAVTDIGKELVLSKLKELGKEPWDRKEPTVDPKPWL
- a CDS encoding PP-loop domain-containing protein, whose translation is MKCDLCGRDAVTFLKYNGSHLCGLHFMEFFQRRVKKEIRKEVSLYKGDTVAVAVSGGKDSMVTLSIMHSLFDGRNGIRLVCISIDEGIAGYRPPSLDIVRKYCSDNGIEYHERSFTELGGLTMDSIAPLSRENSPCTYCGVFRRKLMNDEARKVGAKYLATGHNLDDVAQSVMMNFVRGDVDRLARLGPHTNIRPGLIPRFYPLRMIPEKESLLYALVAGIPFWDGECPYWTEALRNEYRDTVDALEDRSPGTKYSIVSSYDKIKPLLKQNAGPREDKFCSCGEPCNGRRCKACEYEEELTSQLKS
- a CDS encoding cdc6 family replication initiation protein Cdc6; amino-acid sequence: MFDRNSRIIRDGATLSFEYIPEKLVGREAHMGEMERLFSPLAFDGKSCTAFLWGGVGTGKTAIAKRFCLDMGAYFQEKGRRMGTVYSNCRIKNSEYAVMLDAVRHFDPSFPDRGFSLEELVSILARSVESKKEALVIVLDEVDVMLRGPKKNLIYQLSRLPEQLSAGSISLILISQYPLATLIDEASMSTFRRSNMISFARYTPEELLTIVKYRASLALSDDALPDESAEIIAVAASEYGDARYALEILERAAHVAEKEGESEVTPDCIRIASASVYSDVSEVKLNNLDRNKKIVLLSISRAIKTAASVSMTKCEKTYAVVCEEYNIPAKKHTQFYTYVMDMEKLGLLRTEVKREPDGGRVTYISIDNIPPKELANKLEYLLDEESHGEIDLE